DNA from Sorex araneus isolate mSorAra2 chromosome 6, mSorAra2.pri, whole genome shotgun sequence:
CCATTGATGGATGATGGTAGGGCAGAGACAGCAccaccccccatctctctctctctctctctcacacacacacacacacacacacacacacacacacacacacagagctgggatCATGCACGGCACCACCCCCCACACCCGGGATCTCTCTCTTGCACACACATACCCTGGAATCACATACACACccgggatctctctctctctctcacacacacacacacacacacacaccacgggatcacgcacacgcacacacaccgaCACACCTGGGATCGtgtgcacacattcacacccgggcacacacacacacactccgggATCCCCCATCCCCTTCCGGGATCTCAAACACtcccccccccatcacccccccatcccccccatcccacacaccccgggatctcacacacacaccctggatagcgagcacacatacacagccgggatctctctctctctctcacacacacacacacacacacacacacacactcacacttgcaACAATGAGACAAGTACTTGTTTattgccctacacacacacacacacactcacacttgcaACAATGAGACAAGCACTTGTTTattgccctacacacacacacacactcacacactcacacttgcaACAATGAGACAAGCGCTTGTTTAtcgccctacacacacacacacacgctcacacactcacacttgcaACAAAGAGACAAGCGCTTGTTTattgccctacacacacacacacacacacacacgctcacacactcacgctcacacactcacacttgcaACAGAGAGACAAGCGCTTGTTTattgccctacacacacacacacacacacacacacgctcacacactcacgctcacacactcacacttgcaACAAAGAGACAAGCGCTCGTTTATTGCCCCACAGCACTcagggcggggcggcgcggcacACACCCCCTTCCGCGGGGCCCCTCCCTCCGGGCAGGGCCCTGGGTCGCGCCAAGGGCCCCCCCCGCCTCCGCGCGCCCAATGAGCGTCACTTCCGGTCGTCGCGGGGCCCGCGCGCCCGTCCGGCGCCCCGTGCGCGTCACTTCCGGGCCGGCGCGGCGCGGGGACGGTGGCCGCGGAgggccgggcgcggcgggcgcggcgggcgcggcgggcgcgcacgtggcgcggggcggcggcgggcggggggccgggggccgagggtcgggcgcgggccgggcgggcatGGCCTtccggggcggcgggcgcggcggcttCCACCGCGGCGGCGGCAACAACCACttccgaggcggcggcggcggcaacttccgaggcggcggcggcttccgaggcggcggcggcggccggggcggcttcggccggggcggggggcgcgggggcttcGCCAAGGGCCAGGACTTCGGGCCCCCCGAGCACGTGGTCGGTAGGTCCCGCCCCGGGAGCGGCGGGAGGGACCCCGGGGGGGGGGTAcctgggcagggcgggcaggagcATCTCCTGCTGTGACACCCCCCAGACAAACCAACGGGGGTCCCACTTTCTCGGTCCCTCACCTGTCCCCATTTCCTAGAAAACGGTGAGTCCGAGCGTCCGTGCCTGGGGGCCCAAGGCTCGGTCCGCAGTACTCAGCCAGCGCTGCCGACCCCAGGGATCCTGCGGCTGGGAGCACTCGGGAGGGAAGCGGGAGGCTCAAAGGGCGAGTGCTCCCGGGGCAGTTGGGGGTGGTGCTCGGGGCGGCGGGCAGtgcagggggcgcgggggcggggcggagagGAGAGCTTTGCTTGCACGGGAACCAGGAGTGCATCTGGGcgcggggagcacggggagcacagGGGTTCGGGCCGGAGCCCCGGAGGCGGGCGGGACCGGGCGGCCCCGAGGTGGCACTGGGGAGAAGGTGCAGGCCAGTTGGCGCGGGCAGGGAGTGCCAGGAACCAAGTGCATGAAGGCAGGCGAACGTTTATAGACGCACTTAGCACTTAACATGCTCCAGACGGGGCCtgagccgtagcacagcggggagggcgcttgcctggcacacggccagcctgggttccatcccggcatcccgtatgggcccccagcaccgccaggagcgattcctgagtgcagaatggccagatgtgacccagaaagcaaaaaaaaaaaaaaaccaaacccaaagttCCTGCCGAGGTGTCAGTACCCCCCTAGAAGGTGGCGGTGCAGGCTGGTGTGAGCTGCCCCCCGTCACGACTGCGCGTGTTCTTGCCGCCCTGCAgttttgggagagttcctgcACCCCTGCGAAGACGACATCGTGTGTAAGTGTACCACGGAAGAGAACAAGGTGCCTTACTTCAACGCGCCCGTGTACCTGGAGAACAAGGAGCAGATCGGCAAAGTGGACGAGATCTTCGGCCAGCTCAGAGACTTTGTATCCTTCGTGCTGGTGCCGCCACCTCGTGGCGGCCCTCGGGGTTACCGGCCCGTGACGCCACGGGACACTCGTTGCTTCTGTGAATGAGGCCACTGCCGAGAGGGGACGGTCAAGGCGAGTGGAGAGGAGAATAGGTTTTACGTGCGTGTTTGGGGAAGGTGGGTCCTACAGGGCGGGCTTCGCTTCTGTAAGGCTTTGGAAATAGAGGCCCGGTTGCTGTCGGCTGCGGGCTGCAGGATGAGGCGCTTGGCGTGGGCGAGGGTGTTGGTCGCTCCACAGCCCCGTGGAGCCGCCCGTGGGCTCGAGGGGGCAGGCCGTGCAGACTTGGTGCCACGTTCGGCCGCAGCACCCACCTTAAAGACAATCAGAAATTAGATTTCTTCTACACTcagttaggactggagcaatagcacagcgggtagggcgtttgccttgcacgcggccgacccggttctattcctccgttcctcggagagcccggcgagctactgagagtatcccgcccgcatggcagagcctggcaagctccccatggcgtatttgatatgccaaacacagtaacaagtttcacaatgcagacgtgactggtgcccgctcgagcaaatcgatgaacaatgggactacagtgcttaCTCTAAACTCATTTATTTAGGTCTTGTTTTTGTTCTAGAGTTACTGTGTGCGCCCGAGATTGAACTGTGTGTACAAAGCACGCAGTCTCAGCTTCCCACCTGACCTTTTATTGGCGGGGGCTCgcacctcgcagtgctcagagcttgctcctggcttgaCTGTTGGGGCGTGGAGCCCAGCCGGCCAGTGCCGGGCCAGGCCCTTCCTGCACTGTTAGCTCTTTGGCTTAGCCCTGTATCGTAACCTTGTTTTTAAAACCGGGTGTGGACTTAGAAAGTTTGATGCCTCCTCTGGTCTTAATCGCTTGTTCCTTAATTAAATTAACAGTATTTTTCAGTCAaattgtcagaaaacatgaaggcTTCTTCCTTTAAGAAACTGCAGAAGGTGAGTCGAGCTTACGGCCCTCGGGCCCGGGCTGGGGAGTGACGGGTGACCGCAGGTTGCCCCGCGAGGGCACCGAGATGAACTCGGGCATCAGAGTTTTCCTCGCTGCCGCTCGGTGACTGCTAGAACGTTCCCAGCATCTGTAACGCCCTGAGGCAGCAGGGCTAAACGTCCCGAGTCGTTACAGAGCGTCTGTTGCCTGGGAGAAGGCAGGTGTAGACGGTTTTGCAAATACTCAGTAACTCGCCAGGGAGAGATGCAGGCTGtcctggggtgaggggcaggccCCGCCTGCGGGGAGGAGGCGGGTCTGGGGGCCCGGAGCTCTTGGCAGGTCAGACCCGGCTCCCCGAGCAGGGCCGCCCTCCCGCCCTGACTGCAGCCCGCCGGGTGCTGGGCGCTGGTCCCCAGAAGGGAACAGTGACTAATGGCAGAGGAGGCGCCCGGGTTGCCGTTGGGGACTCGGGCGAggtagaaaggagagagaggaaggtgcTGGGCTGAGCTCAGTGCCGTCAGGCAGTTGCTTCTCAGAGAGAGTGCTCGCTGAGCACCGTGCCTCAGTGGGCCTGCCCTCGCGACATGGGGTCAGGCGGTCCCCGAGCAGAGCTGGCTTGGAGTAGGTGACGCTGGTGGCCCCTGGGAACATCGAACCCGAGGAGGAGCCCGCTGTCACGGCCGCTCCCTCCGAAGGCCTGTCCTCGGTCAGCTGCGGGAGCCCCTGTGGCCCTCGGCGGGGGGCAGGCGGCACTGCGGCCCCTGACGTCCCTGACACCCCGATGCCCCCGGTCACTGACTGTCTCTGTTCCGCCCAGTTCTACATCGACCCCTACAAGCTGCTGCCCCTGCAGAGGTTcctgccccggcccccggggGAGAAGGGGCCTCCCCGAGGTGGCGGCAGAGGAGGGGCCCGCGGCGGTGGCGGTGGCCGAGGCGGCAGAGGCGGGCGAGGAGGAGGTAAGCGACCCCTGGGCCCCGGGGAGTATTGCTATTCCCGGTTCATTTATGGGAGAGCGCTGTCTGGCCCTCCCTCAGCCGGCCCAGTCTGCTTTCTGGAACTTCCTGCCCGCCTTTGGGTATAATCTGCTGCTCTCTGCAAAGCAGCTTCCTGAGTGAGCAGGAATCATGGAAACGAGGAGGCCGGGTCCCCTCTGGATGATGGAAACAAAaaggttcaagtctcagcacgCCAGAGGCTGCTCCCCAGGGCTGGGCTTGAGAAGGCGCAGTctgagggctgggggccgggAAGGGTGTCTGTGCCCCCGCTCCTGGAGGGGCAGGCGCTGTGTAAGCGTCTCCGGAAGGCGCAGATCGACATCCCTGGCTCTACCCCGTGGTTGCCTTTTGTATATGAgaacttctctgtgtgtgtgcgtgtgtgtgtgtctgtgtgtctctagcCCGCAGTGGTGAGGGACCATGTCATGGGGTTCTCTGTCGGGGGATTGTCCCTGCATGCCCGACAGCTACAGCCAGGCGTCCCATCCCCTTTCTTCTCAGGTGGTTTCCGAGGAGGCCGAGGAGGCGGCGGCTTCAGAGGTGGACGAGGGGGTGGCGGCTTCAGAGGTGAGTGCGGAACATTCTCTGTCTGTTCATGTATAGGAGTCGTATGAAGTCacgttttgtgttgcttgttctGGCTCACTGCGGGAGCTTCTCCGGAGCATGGGGGACCCCTCCTGGGGGCCCGGGGACCGTAGTGGGTGCTGGGTTCACGCCCACATCCttgcccgctgcactattgcgCCTGCCCCTTCTTGGGAACTGTTTGCCAGATCCCGGATGTCTGTTGCTGTAGCCTgactttattcttccttttccctcGGCATTTCTCTACTTCCTTCTCACTTATTTGGCTGCACTGTTAGTGCAGAACGTTAAAAGGCTTATTAATAAGAACAACAAAGTGGCCGAGTCATTAGACACTGTGAGAATGTGGATGTTAAACTGAGTAATAACTGAATTCCgtttttctgtgtttctgtttctctcgATCAGGGAGAGGACATTAGCGTCTTCCCGGCTGGCTTCAGCACAGTCTTCTGTGGATTGGGAACTCGTTTCCTGGTCAAGTCTTGAAGAGTCATTTATGACACGAGTGAAATGGCAGCTGCAGGCAGAGAAGAGCGTCGGGCAGCGTCGGGCCTCAAAGGCAAACACCAGCTTTGCAGGGTTTGAGGCCTGGACACTTGGTGTTTATAAGTGGACACTTCATTTGAAGcttagttggatttttttttttttttttttttttttgctgtattttgggtgacagctatgcacaggggttactcctggccctgcactcaggaatcacccttggcggtgctcaggggaccatatgggatgcttggaatcgaatcCAGgacagccgaatgcaaggcaaacgccctacctgctgtgctattgctccagcccaatagttgaattttttaataaaatgttttatttctttgtttagaGCTGTGTTTATTAAATGAGATTAGAGGGCTTACATGTAATGAACCGTCAGTAGGAAAAGTAAGCTAAGTGATCTTTTTGTACATTCAGTCTTTAAAAAGTGGGCTTCTGTGAAAGCAACTCTTTAAGTCACAAATTTATACCCCCTTTCATTATCCCCTATGTTTgcgttttgttttttcttttctttttgggtcacacccagcaatgcttaggggttcctcttggctctgcactcaggaatcactcctggcggtgctcgggggaccatgtgggatgctgggaattgaacctgggtcagctgggctgtactattgctccagaccctgccTTTTGCATGTGCGAACTTAACCAGCCTTGATTCTAGTTACCTTTCTGTGTGTGCCTTCATACATCAGTTAACAAAGGAGTTTCTTCAGTTGCAGTTAATAATTCGAAAGTTTAgtgtgtggggccagagtgatgcaGTGCGGCGTGTTGGCCTTGCGCACAGCTGGTCTGGGTTTGCTCTCGGGCACCCTGATTGGCGCCTGTGCCCGTCAGGAGAGATCCTGAGGACAGCCAGCGGTGGcccaaaaagacagagaaaaattattattatgagtCCGTAAGTTTAAGTGAGAACTGAAGCCGAGGAATTTCTGAGGGTATGTTTGCCGCTTCTCATTCAATATGGGTCCAAAGTAGTACTGGATGTTTCTCTTTCacctttaaaagaaattatgtttGGGGTCTGCATGTGGTGCTGCCTCAGGGCTtacccggctctgcgctcagggatccctgctggtgggcttggggtttGACAACCGGGGCCTCGCGCCAGCCTGGACTCTGCCTGCTGCACCATCTTTGTGGCCCCCTATTTCTGCCCGCATCTTTGTCCTGCTTACATTCCTGATGGTAATGGGCTTCCGGGGGGTATTTGGTTGGAATCAAGTTCACATTCGGAGAGTTGAACCTGACTGAATTTGGTGCTATAGCAAATGTCATTAAAATCTTCCATGAACATTTTAATGACCGCATTTTCAATCTTTTGAGTTTTACTAACATCAGAacactgaaatttattttcccaGTGTAAATAAATACTAAGATGTAACTTTACAGTGATAAGAGTTTGAGTACTGGTACTATAAaatttggggcaggggctggagcaatagcacagcgggtagggtatttgccttacacgcggccaacccgggtttgattcccagcatcccatatggtcccccgaccaacgccaggagtaattcctgaatgcagagccaggagttaccccttgagcatcgccgggtgtgatccagaaagcaaaaaaaagccaaaactggGGCAGATGAGCCCATTTGGTTCACTTTCTCCCGTTGATGCAGCTGAGAGAACTGAGGCAGAGGGGCTAGTCTTCCCTTACTGAGATGACGTGGGGAAGTACAGCCCCTCTGGTTCTATTGGAGCCACACACTGTTCGGGGGTGTCTGCGCTTCTCATCTGCAGAGATTCACTGCGGAGTCGAGTCATCTTAGTACTCAGGGCAGAAAGGCGGAGGGGCCACCGGGGATGCTGGGTTGCAGCCCCCTCGCTAACGAGCTGCTTGGGCTAAAAAGGATGGTCCGAGGGTAGTGGAATTGTCCTATACATAAGGCAGTGTAGCCACTTGGATAAAGTTGATCATTGTTTGCTGCGGGTTGTGGTGCAGATGGACCAGCCCC
Protein-coding regions in this window:
- the GAR1 gene encoding H/ACA ribonucleoprotein complex subunit 1, which codes for MAFRGGGRGGFHRGGGNNHFRGGGGGNFRGGGGFRGGGGGRGGFGRGGGRGGFAKGQDFGPPEHVVVLGEFLHPCEDDIVCKCTTEENKVPYFNAPVYLENKEQIGKVDEIFGQLRDFYFSVKLSENMKASSFKKLQKFYIDPYKLLPLQRFLPRPPGEKGPPRGGGRGGARGGGGGRGGRGGRGGGGFRGGRGGGGFRGGRGGGGFRGRGH